In Amycolatopsis coloradensis, one genomic interval encodes:
- a CDS encoding zinc-binding dehydrogenase, with amino-acid sequence METVPDAALRTPSDAVVRVVVAGICGTDLHGYRGLPGPVTGPRCGHEFIGVVEDIGGEVSTLRPGTMVVAPFNFADGTCSACLAGSHNACAAGGMFGVQGDGAQAEAVRVPFADANLVAVPVDENDERLPSLLTLTDTMATGLHAIRTGRVAPGSSVAVLGDGPVGMCAVLAARDAGAARIILVGRHETRLSKGKEFGATDTFRALGSEGVAESVDFVRTATQGVGADVVVECGGGPQAQDTAFALCRAGGTVCVMGSPPIGDVTPVFLRGITLTGGLTPARAYLPELVERVLAGTLAPGSIFEKSVALDDIVSGYEAMAARAASKVLVQP; translated from the coding sequence GTGGAAACAGTCCCAGACGCGGCGCTCCGGACGCCCAGCGACGCGGTCGTCCGCGTGGTCGTCGCCGGGATCTGCGGCACGGATCTGCACGGCTATCGCGGGCTCCCCGGCCCGGTCACCGGCCCACGCTGCGGGCACGAATTCATCGGCGTCGTCGAAGACATCGGCGGCGAGGTCTCCACGCTCCGTCCCGGGACGATGGTCGTCGCGCCCTTCAACTTCGCCGACGGAACCTGCTCCGCATGCCTGGCCGGTTCGCACAACGCCTGCGCAGCGGGCGGCATGTTCGGTGTGCAAGGTGACGGTGCACAGGCCGAAGCGGTCCGGGTGCCCTTCGCCGACGCCAACCTGGTGGCCGTCCCGGTGGACGAGAACGACGAACGGCTGCCCTCACTCCTCACTCTCACCGACACGATGGCGACCGGTTTGCATGCCATCCGGACGGGCAGGGTCGCGCCGGGCTCGTCGGTCGCCGTCCTCGGCGACGGGCCGGTCGGGATGTGCGCGGTGCTCGCGGCCCGGGACGCGGGCGCCGCCCGGATCATCCTCGTGGGCAGGCACGAAACGCGGTTGAGCAAAGGCAAGGAGTTCGGTGCGACCGACACCTTCCGCGCCCTAGGATCCGAAGGCGTCGCCGAATCCGTGGATTTCGTCCGCACGGCCACGCAAGGGGTCGGCGCCGACGTGGTGGTGGAGTGCGGTGGTGGCCCTCAGGCACAGGACACGGCCTTCGCACTGTGCCGGGCCGGCGGCACCGTCTGTGTGATGGGCAGCCCGCCGATCGGCGACGTCACCCCGGTTTTCCTCCGTGGTATCACCCTCACCGGCGGGCTCACGCCAGCCCGCGCCTACCTTCCCGAACTCGTCGAACGGGTTCTGGCAGGCACGCTCGCCCCCGGTTCGATCTTCGAGAAGTCAGTGGCTCTCGACGACATCGTGTCCGGCTACGAGGCGATGGCCGCGCGCGCGGCCAGCAAGGTGCTCGTGCAGCCCTAG
- a CDS encoding type VII secretion system-associated protein yields MTETTDDTEAKGPLENWFLLMDPSWRPATENDPPPIEAVVGLWPVEEEGKLGKFRANPEYVPTDENSPSDPLDAVLRLVLQGRAEAEHIQLLLRDTLFDIAMNGDGNPLITKSPDDILCVIVATGEPHRRRLASPDWRRIDLGELIELLADGVDVLFNPAGPAAVRLTGDFMRDTLELDEEQVAGLYAKSNQDASGLRVVMWEPSADGAAPSEARESGPGTKSE; encoded by the coding sequence ATGACTGAGACCACGGACGACACAGAGGCGAAAGGTCCGCTGGAGAACTGGTTCCTGCTGATGGACCCGTCCTGGCGTCCGGCGACGGAGAACGACCCGCCACCGATCGAGGCCGTGGTCGGCCTCTGGCCGGTGGAGGAGGAAGGGAAGCTCGGCAAGTTCCGGGCGAACCCGGAGTACGTGCCGACCGACGAAAACTCGCCGTCGGACCCCTTGGACGCGGTGCTGCGGCTGGTCCTCCAGGGGCGGGCCGAGGCCGAGCACATCCAGCTTTTGTTGCGCGACACGCTGTTCGACATCGCGATGAACGGCGACGGCAACCCGCTGATCACCAAGTCTCCCGACGACATCCTCTGCGTCATCGTGGCCACCGGTGAGCCACACCGCCGGCGGCTCGCGTCGCCGGACTGGCGCCGGATCGACCTCGGTGAGCTGATCGAGCTGCTCGCCGACGGGGTCGACGTGCTGTTCAACCCCGCCGGCCCGGCCGCGGTGCGCCTGACCGGGGATTTCATGCGCGACACCCTGGAACTGGACGAGGAGCAGGTCGCCGGGCTCTACGCGAAGAGCAACCAAGACGCTTCGGGGCTGCGCGTCGTCATGTGGGAGCCTTCGGCGGACGGCGCCGCGCCCTCGGAGGCGCGCGAGTCAGGACCGGGGACCAAGTCCGAATAG
- a CDS encoding multicopper oxidase family protein, whose amino-acid sequence MLNRRDAIKLGSVAGAALIFPTKQLASALSDDPPEVRPFSVPLSIPPVLKPTRSTADTDFYDMRIAETELEILPGIRTRTLTFNGSFPGPTIRAQRGRNTVIRQFNGLPGPATVHLHGADVPPSSDGHPMDPIAPGQARVYRYPNDQRAATLWYHDHTHHLEGERVYRGLSGAYLLSDPVDARLPLPSGEFDVPLMLRDAKFDSGGQLVFVPDDFLNRPTILVNGRPQPYFEVKRKLYRLRLINGSNLEMFKFRLSTGAPFLQIASDGGFLRVPVARHEIDVWPAERAEVLVDFRSVPQGTAIALQNAAALSENKRDILQFRVGGGASWSKPEIAIPGWPRARVPSAREEIPGWPSNDPLRGRATKTRRFVMRLDLGSGRFVINDKGFDPDRVDATIEHGSTEIWEIVNDDAALGIQHTMHLHLVQFRVLDRNGKPEPAYDAYPKDTVRLFPGDVVRIQATFDSHLGRYPFHCHFLDHATHSMMGQFEVVPRR is encoded by the coding sequence GTGCTGAACAGAAGAGATGCGATCAAACTCGGTTCCGTCGCCGGCGCGGCACTGATCTTTCCGACGAAACAGCTGGCATCCGCGCTTTCTGACGACCCGCCGGAAGTGCGGCCCTTCTCGGTGCCGTTGTCGATCCCCCCGGTGCTCAAGCCCACGCGAAGCACGGCGGACACCGATTTCTACGACATGCGGATCGCGGAGACCGAACTGGAGATCCTCCCCGGCATCCGGACCAGGACACTCACCTTCAACGGGAGTTTCCCCGGGCCGACCATTCGGGCCCAGCGTGGTCGCAACACGGTGATCAGGCAGTTCAACGGCCTGCCCGGCCCGGCCACGGTGCATCTGCACGGCGCCGACGTCCCGCCGTCGAGTGACGGGCATCCGATGGACCCGATCGCGCCGGGCCAGGCCAGGGTGTACCGGTATCCGAACGACCAGCGGGCCGCGACGCTCTGGTATCACGACCACACGCATCACCTCGAAGGCGAACGGGTCTACCGCGGCCTTTCCGGCGCGTATCTGCTGTCGGATCCCGTGGACGCGCGGCTTCCGTTGCCCAGTGGCGAATTCGACGTTCCCCTGATGCTCAGGGACGCGAAGTTCGATAGCGGAGGCCAGCTCGTCTTCGTGCCGGACGACTTCCTGAACCGGCCGACGATTCTCGTCAACGGACGGCCGCAGCCCTACTTCGAGGTCAAGCGGAAGCTGTACCGCCTCAGGTTGATCAACGGCTCGAACCTGGAGATGTTCAAGTTCCGGCTCTCCACCGGAGCGCCGTTCCTGCAGATCGCGTCCGACGGCGGCTTCCTGCGCGTGCCCGTGGCGCGGCACGAAATCGACGTCTGGCCGGCGGAGCGCGCCGAGGTCCTGGTGGACTTCCGGTCGGTTCCGCAGGGCACCGCCATCGCCCTGCAGAACGCGGCGGCCCTCTCCGAGAACAAGCGGGACATCCTCCAGTTCCGGGTCGGCGGCGGGGCTTCGTGGTCCAAACCGGAGATCGCCATCCCCGGGTGGCCCCGAGCACGGGTTCCCTCGGCGAGGGAAGAGATCCCGGGATGGCCGTCGAACGATCCGCTGCGAGGACGGGCCACGAAAACGCGGCGATTCGTCATGCGGCTCGATCTCGGGAGCGGTCGGTTCGTCATCAACGACAAGGGATTCGACCCGGATCGCGTGGACGCGACGATCGAGCACGGCTCGACCGAGATCTGGGAGATCGTGAACGACGACGCCGCTCTCGGCATCCAGCACACGATGCACCTGCATCTCGTGCAGTTCAGGGTGCTCGACCGGAACGGCAAGCCCGAGCCCGCTTACGACGCGTACCCGAAGGACACCGTCCGGCTGTTTCCCGGCGACGTCGTCCGGATCCAGGCCACGTTCGACTCCCACCTCGGCCGGTACCCGTTCCACTGTCATTTCCTCGACCATGCGACCCACTCGATGATGGGCCAGTTCGAGGTGGTGCCACGTCGTTGA
- a CDS encoding nuclear transport factor 2 family protein codes for MSLIFSVTMIAALSPSATAAPRHPLPNAFESIATPQERANRAVVLGFYTALNRGDLGYLDKMVRPDLVQHYPTIANGRSAFRAYHAGLRSQNPDLRFIVKRTIAQNDLVVVHSHFVGKAGDAGIAKVNLFRLDRGKIAEHWELNQAVQPQGVGNDMFSTLSSPRISKSLPFSTDTESERVGRAAFAEIVNQPDDQLRRQALNRYIGNNTYYQHFPNVPNGTEALQQFVHDAFAAQPDYRANVKIVVAEGDLVAVFEHLEKLFDMENGVGADLFRVRDGKLLEHWVVIEPTPPTSANPNTMY; via the coding sequence ATGTCGCTCATCTTCTCCGTCACCATGATCGCCGCCCTCAGCCCGTCCGCCACCGCCGCACCGCGACACCCCCTGCCGAACGCGTTCGAGTCGATCGCCACACCGCAGGAAAGGGCGAACAGGGCGGTCGTCCTCGGCTTCTACACCGCGCTGAACCGCGGGGACCTCGGATACCTCGACAAGATGGTGCGCCCCGACCTCGTCCAGCACTATCCCACGATCGCCAACGGCCGGTCCGCGTTCCGCGCCTACCACGCGGGCCTGCGGAGCCAGAATCCGGATCTGCGGTTCATCGTGAAGCGGACCATCGCCCAGAACGACCTGGTCGTTGTGCACAGCCACTTCGTCGGAAAGGCCGGCGACGCCGGTATCGCCAAGGTCAACCTGTTCCGTCTGGACCGGGGCAAGATCGCCGAACACTGGGAACTCAACCAGGCCGTCCAGCCACAGGGCGTCGGCAACGACATGTTTTCCACGCTCAGCTCGCCCAGGATCTCCAAGTCGCTGCCGTTCTCCACGGACACCGAAAGCGAACGCGTCGGCCGAGCCGCCTTCGCCGAGATCGTCAACCAGCCCGACGACCAGCTCCGCCGCCAGGCGCTGAACCGCTACATCGGGAACAACACCTACTACCAGCATTTCCCGAATGTCCCGAACGGGACCGAGGCGCTGCAGCAGTTCGTGCACGACGCGTTCGCCGCGCAGCCGGACTACCGCGCGAACGTGAAGATCGTCGTCGCCGAGGGAGATCTGGTCGCGGTCTTCGAACACCTCGAGAAGCTCTTCGACATGGAGAACGGCGTCGGCGCCGACCTGTTCCGTGTCCGAGACGGAAAACTGTTGGAACACTGGGTCGTCATCGAGCCCACTCCGCCGACTTCGGCCAACCCGAACACGATGTACTGA